A stretch of the Vibrio gazogenes genome encodes the following:
- a CDS encoding cobyric acid synthase, with product MKSSLNALMVQGTTSDAGKSVLVAGLCRVLHRRRIRVSPFKPQNMALNSAVTSDGGEIGRAQAVQAFAAGVEPSVHMNPVLLKPNSDTGAQIILQGKAVTNMEADCYHDYKKTALHVVMDSFQHLSETYDSIMIEGAGSPAEINLRENDIANMGFAEAADVPVIIVADIDRGGVFAHLYGTLALLSESEQARVVGFVINRFRGDIGLLQSGLDWLEQKTQKPVIGVLPYLHGLDIEAEDAIVATEVREGDEKLKVVVPVFSRISNHTDFDALRHHPEISFHYVRKGERLRHADLIILPGSKSTRADLAFLRAQGWDKDIMQHLRYGGKVIGICGGYQMLGQTVSDPLGIEGEPGVSQGLGLLDIDTELVAQKHLTNVQGSLSLTGNHARVQGYEIHAGHSQRRDGNDDRTVIQLQDGREDGLVDGANQVFGTYLHGIFDQTEVMQCLCQWAGSGEIQTLNHVQRKEDALNRVADAIEAHLDLALLWPELAE from the coding sequence ATGAAATCTTCGTTAAATGCGCTGATGGTTCAGGGAACCACCTCTGATGCAGGGAAAAGCGTTCTCGTCGCCGGGCTGTGTCGGGTGCTTCATCGTCGGAGGATTCGAGTCTCGCCTTTTAAGCCCCAGAATATGGCATTGAATAGTGCTGTGACATCTGATGGGGGAGAAATCGGTCGAGCTCAGGCGGTTCAGGCTTTCGCGGCAGGGGTTGAACCCTCCGTTCATATGAATCCGGTATTGCTCAAACCGAATTCCGATACGGGAGCACAGATTATTCTGCAAGGTAAAGCCGTCACCAATATGGAAGCGGATTGTTACCATGATTATAAGAAGACAGCCTTGCATGTGGTGATGGATTCGTTTCAACATCTCAGTGAAACATACGACAGTATCATGATTGAAGGGGCTGGTAGCCCTGCCGAAATTAATTTGCGAGAAAATGATATCGCCAATATGGGGTTTGCTGAAGCGGCTGACGTACCGGTAATTATTGTCGCAGACATTGATCGTGGCGGTGTGTTTGCGCATTTGTACGGCACACTGGCATTGCTTTCTGAGTCTGAGCAAGCGCGAGTTGTTGGTTTTGTCATCAATCGGTTTCGTGGTGATATTGGTTTACTTCAGTCAGGACTAGACTGGTTAGAGCAGAAAACCCAGAAGCCAGTGATTGGTGTTCTGCCTTATTTACATGGACTGGATATTGAGGCAGAAGATGCGATTGTTGCCACCGAAGTCCGTGAAGGGGATGAGAAGTTAAAAGTGGTGGTACCGGTATTCTCCCGAATCAGTAACCATACTGATTTTGATGCGTTACGCCATCATCCGGAAATTTCGTTTCATTATGTCAGGAAAGGAGAAAGACTCCGTCATGCGGATCTGATCATCCTTCCCGGCAGTAAATCAACCCGTGCTGATCTGGCATTTCTGAGAGCGCAAGGGTGGGATAAAGATATCATGCAGCATCTGCGTTATGGCGGTAAAGTCATTGGTATTTGTGGCGGATATCAAATGCTTGGTCAAACGGTAAGTGACCCATTGGGGATTGAAGGGGAGCCCGGCGTCAGTCAGGGGCTTGGGTTATTGGATATCGATACTGAACTGGTGGCGCAAAAACACCTGACGAATGTGCAAGGTTCACTCAGTCTTACCGGGAATCATGCCCGGGTACAAGGATATGAGATTCACGCCGGACACTCACAGCGGCGCGACGGCAATGATGACCGGACCGTGATTCAGTTACAAGATGGCCGGGAAGATGGCTTGGTTGATGGTGCGAATCAGGTGTTTGGGACTTATCTGCACGGTATTTTTGATCAGACAGAAGTGATGCAATGTTTATGTCAATGGGCTGGCAGCGGAGAGATTCAGACACTGAATCACGTTCAACGGAAAGAAGATGCGCTCAACCGGGTTGCAGATGCAATTGAAGCACATCTTGATCTGGCATTACTGTGGCCGGAACTCGCAGAATAA
- the yccS gene encoding YccS family putative transporter → MKFLSRARGYWANRTFPYSVLILIALLGVVVPTWHYQLSTWITPLILGIIAAALTEQDDSIIGRLKTIGLALICFAIATFSIEILFYHPILFAIGLSISTFGFIMLGAISSRYASIAFGSLLIAVYTMIGEHQSPGFWFQPTLLLAGALWYFLISIVWLLLFPNRPVQQNLSAVFLNLADYFALKSERFHPVSQIQLQPYRIREANFNAQIVTALNQCKATLLSYSKKGQIHTTSHHFLNTYFLAQDIHERISSTHYRYQELAEHFGRSDILFRFRHLLETQAQACREVATSIKENREYQHPNASAMALDELHISMQYLHTHSRPEWKSLFAQLHYLFNNLSTIEKLLSNIGHPESQQFDENQLSDTNPYGLRSMWQRVWNNMNRDSLLFRHAIRMSVTFTTGYAILQTLDLELGYWILLTTLFVCQPNFSSTRQRITLRVIGTISGLFIGVLLLTLFPSQASQVTMIVISGVMFFAFRNNNYGYATGFITVLVLFCFNQMGAGYAVVLPRLLDTLIGCGLAVLAVSFILPDWHAKRLHRVMAEAIRSNKNYLDQMMVQYRIGKKDSLGYRVARREAHDQDAALTTAINNMLSEPGKYRKAEEDSFRFLTLNHALLSYISTIGAHRTQLGDESFLHLVLNGHRVIHQHLQQLHEQLENHQNSADISQIEDAGLEKQLAEWHEEDKGSVRLVLQQLHLIHRILPELHSLTNKLVGSVGQESRKDTSPDS, encoded by the coding sequence GTGAAATTCCTCAGTCGGGCCCGTGGTTATTGGGCGAATAGAACATTCCCTTATTCTGTCTTAATTTTAATTGCACTATTAGGCGTGGTGGTGCCGACTTGGCATTATCAACTGTCTACTTGGATCACACCGCTGATTCTGGGCATTATCGCCGCAGCGCTGACAGAACAAGATGACAGCATTATCGGCAGACTCAAAACCATCGGTTTGGCACTCATCTGTTTTGCAATTGCGACATTTTCGATTGAGATTCTGTTTTACCACCCTATTTTATTTGCGATCGGTTTATCTATTTCTACATTTGGTTTCATCATGCTCGGCGCGATCAGCTCTCGTTATGCCAGCATTGCATTCGGCTCATTGTTGATAGCCGTCTATACCATGATTGGCGAACACCAGAGCCCCGGATTCTGGTTTCAACCGACTTTACTGCTTGCAGGCGCACTATGGTATTTCCTGATCTCTATTGTATGGCTGCTCCTGTTTCCGAATCGCCCGGTACAACAAAATCTCTCTGCCGTATTTCTCAATCTGGCTGATTACTTTGCACTGAAAAGTGAACGATTCCATCCTGTCTCACAGATACAGCTTCAACCCTATCGGATCCGTGAAGCCAATTTCAACGCACAGATTGTGACAGCATTGAATCAGTGCAAAGCGACCTTACTTTCTTATAGCAAGAAAGGGCAGATTCATACCACCAGCCATCATTTTTTGAACACATATTTTCTCGCACAGGATATTCATGAACGAATCAGTTCAACCCACTATCGATATCAGGAACTCGCGGAACATTTTGGTCGCAGTGATATTCTTTTCCGTTTCCGGCATCTGTTAGAAACACAAGCCCAAGCGTGTCGGGAAGTCGCAACAAGCATCAAAGAAAATAGGGAATATCAACACCCGAACGCATCCGCAATGGCACTGGATGAACTGCATATCTCGATGCAGTATTTACACACACATTCCCGTCCTGAGTGGAAATCGTTATTCGCCCAGCTCCATTATCTTTTCAACAACCTGTCAACTATCGAAAAGCTGCTCAGTAATATTGGTCATCCTGAAAGTCAGCAGTTTGATGAAAACCAACTTTCTGATACCAATCCTTATGGTTTGAGAAGTATGTGGCAGCGTGTCTGGAATAACATGAACCGCGATTCACTGCTGTTTCGTCATGCCATTCGCATGTCGGTAACATTCACCACCGGATATGCCATTTTACAAACGCTCGATCTGGAACTGGGATACTGGATTCTCCTCACAACACTGTTTGTCTGCCAGCCCAACTTCTCTTCGACCCGACAAAGGATTACACTCCGCGTTATCGGCACCATTTCCGGGTTATTTATCGGTGTCTTACTGCTCACGTTGTTTCCCTCACAGGCAAGCCAGGTCACCATGATCGTTATTTCCGGCGTGATGTTTTTTGCATTCCGCAACAATAATTACGGCTACGCCACCGGATTTATCACGGTCTTAGTACTGTTTTGTTTTAATCAGATGGGTGCGGGCTATGCGGTGGTACTGCCGCGTTTACTCGATACCCTCATTGGATGTGGCCTAGCCGTGCTTGCGGTCTCTTTCATTCTGCCGGACTGGCACGCCAAAAGGCTGCACCGAGTCATGGCTGAAGCCATTCGGAGTAATAAAAATTATCTTGATCAGATGATGGTTCAATACCGTATCGGTAAGAAAGATAGTTTGGGCTACCGTGTTGCGAGAAGAGAAGCGCACGATCAAGATGCCGCGCTCACCACAGCGATCAATAATATGCTGTCTGAACCGGGTAAATACAGAAAAGCCGAAGAAGACAGTTTCCGCTTTTTAACCTTAAATCATGCACTGCTCAGTTATATTTCAACCATCGGTGCACACCGAACACAATTGGGCGATGAATCGTTTCTCCATTTGGTTCTTAACGGGCACCGTGTCATTCATCAGCACTTACAACAACTCCACGAGCAGTTGGAAAATCACCAAAACAGCGCTGATATCAGTCAGATTGAAGATGCAGGATTAGAAAAACAGCTGGCAGAGTGGCATGAAGAAGATAAAGGCTCGGTCCGTCTCGTGTTACAACAACTGCATCTAATTCACCGGATTCTTCCTGAATTACACTCACTGACAAATAAATTGGTCGGGAGCGTCGGGCAGGAATCACGCAAAGATACCTCGCCTGACTCATAA
- the helD gene encoding DNA helicase IV — protein MQLKASNTAKYFMNDEFYAVAIDDEKLIVRSRVAEERIPFAVWDGSVRVRRGIVWGELEFFAHEHDGQRYSWLIRGLPWPQCRKFADQAVAAYRQWHQSQCAQLATYLPAWQQALSQRQNEPAFLAHSKIREWHRQVSRDLTTLGMSLDDIEQRVPGLISEIVAWYHQPSVMLSQRNETWIETERERWDTLFNTLESSPLNPSQQSAVLLNDDYNLVLAGAGSGKTSVLSARVAYLIESGLAKADQILLLSFGKDAALEMEQRLKDRVGPAAQHVTVNTFHQLGLRIIHEVEGQDVQLSPIVGEAKLKEAWMTDWLKKHWMTPTNFKRWQKHLNQWPIAYIKGDEELGSHVENPKLISWLTQQVEQLSLLGASKKEIQQKIVEREDYPRLNSELALCWPCYQAWNEMLKTQGQLDFNLMISRATAYVRKKKYQSRWAFIMVDEYQDISPPRLALLEALCKQHQSNGNLFAVGDDWQSIYQFAGSDVDLTTGFKQRFPASTVTHLDTTYRFNNRLAEVANTFVQANPQQIPKSLNSLKVQKSNAVALLPQARIEKVIEQLNRKSTAKNEVKSLLILGRNHYHKPELLAAWQKQYQQLDIQFMTCHASKGKEADFVIIVNVDEGQFPTKAKTLHLDDVLTLSNETFPHAEERRLFYVAMTRAREKVWVAYNAGGSTFVKELLEGPYAVSK, from the coding sequence ATGCAGCTGAAAGCCAGTAATACTGCGAAATATTTTATGAATGATGAGTTTTACGCCGTCGCAATTGATGACGAGAAACTCATCGTCCGTTCCCGTGTTGCAGAAGAAAGAATTCCATTCGCAGTTTGGGATGGTTCAGTCCGTGTCCGGCGCGGCATTGTGTGGGGAGAACTTGAGTTTTTTGCCCATGAGCATGATGGCCAACGTTATAGTTGGCTCATTCGTGGATTACCTTGGCCCCAGTGCCGAAAGTTTGCTGACCAAGCTGTGGCTGCCTATCGTCAATGGCACCAATCACAGTGCGCTCAGTTGGCTACTTACTTACCAGCTTGGCAGCAGGCTTTGAGTCAGCGCCAGAATGAGCCTGCTTTTCTCGCTCATTCTAAGATCAGAGAATGGCATCGTCAGGTGAGCCGAGATTTGACAACATTGGGCATGTCTCTCGATGACATTGAACAACGGGTTCCGGGGCTAATTTCAGAGATTGTTGCATGGTACCATCAACCTTCAGTGATGTTGTCACAGCGTAACGAAACATGGATTGAGACAGAGCGTGAGCGCTGGGATACGTTATTTAACACACTGGAATCCTCTCCCTTAAATCCATCGCAGCAGTCCGCGGTACTTTTGAATGATGATTACAATCTGGTGCTCGCTGGTGCCGGCTCGGGAAAAACCAGCGTGCTTTCTGCCCGGGTTGCTTATCTGATTGAAAGTGGGCTGGCAAAAGCCGATCAAATTCTATTGCTTTCATTCGGTAAAGATGCCGCATTGGAGATGGAACAGCGATTGAAAGATCGGGTAGGGCCGGCAGCGCAGCATGTCACAGTGAATACATTTCATCAGCTTGGATTACGGATTATTCATGAGGTGGAAGGGCAAGACGTACAACTCTCCCCGATCGTGGGCGAAGCGAAGCTCAAAGAAGCCTGGATGACCGATTGGCTCAAAAAGCATTGGATGACACCAACAAACTTTAAACGGTGGCAAAAACACTTAAATCAATGGCCGATTGCTTATATCAAAGGGGATGAAGAGCTGGGAAGCCATGTTGAAAATCCTAAGTTGATCTCTTGGTTGACTCAGCAAGTCGAACAACTGTCGCTGTTGGGGGCGAGTAAAAAAGAGATTCAGCAAAAAATCGTCGAGCGGGAAGATTATCCGCGTCTGAACAGTGAGCTTGCATTATGCTGGCCATGTTATCAGGCATGGAATGAAATGCTTAAGACTCAGGGACAACTCGATTTTAATCTGATGATCAGTCGAGCAACTGCATATGTCAGAAAGAAAAAGTATCAATCCCGTTGGGCGTTTATTATGGTCGATGAATATCAGGATATTTCACCGCCGCGTCTTGCGTTACTGGAGGCGCTTTGTAAACAACATCAATCAAACGGGAATCTCTTTGCCGTCGGTGATGACTGGCAATCAATTTACCAGTTTGCCGGTTCCGATGTTGATTTAACAACGGGTTTCAAGCAACGGTTTCCCGCATCGACAGTGACGCATCTCGATACCACTTATCGGTTTAATAACCGGTTGGCTGAGGTGGCAAATACTTTCGTGCAGGCTAATCCTCAGCAGATACCGAAGTCACTCAATAGCCTGAAAGTACAAAAGAGCAATGCGGTGGCACTGTTGCCCCAAGCTCGGATTGAAAAGGTTATTGAACAACTGAATCGCAAGAGTACAGCCAAAAATGAAGTCAAGTCACTATTAATCCTTGGCCGAAATCACTATCACAAACCGGAATTACTGGCAGCATGGCAAAAGCAATACCAACAGCTTGATATTCAGTTCATGACCTGTCATGCCAGTAAGGGGAAAGAAGCCGATTTTGTGATCATTGTGAATGTGGATGAAGGGCAGTTTCCAACCAAAGCGAAAACCTTGCATTTAGATGATGTATTAACATTATCAAATGAGACCTTTCCGCATGCAGAAGAACGTCGGTTGTTTTATGTTGCGATGACCCGGGCAAGAGAAAAAGTCTGGGTTGCCTACAATGCAGGCGGTTCCACCTTCGTCAAAGAGCTTCTTGAGGGGCCATACGCGGTTTCTAAATGA
- a CDS encoding methylglyoxal synthase: protein MQTIQRKLSEKKHIALVAHDHRKADLLAWTKQNQAQLANHTLYATGTTGHLLHQETGLDIIQMISGPMGGDQQIGALISECKIDVLVFFWDPLNAVPHDPDVKALLRIASVWNIPMALNRATADFIFSSALVAQSTDIEIPDYQSYIDARKIL from the coding sequence ATGCAAACGATTCAACGCAAATTATCGGAAAAGAAACATATTGCCCTTGTGGCGCACGATCACCGCAAAGCTGACCTACTCGCATGGACCAAGCAAAACCAAGCACAACTCGCCAATCATACACTTTACGCGACGGGTACAACGGGGCACCTTTTACATCAAGAAACAGGCCTTGACATCATTCAAATGATTAGTGGCCCAATGGGCGGAGATCAGCAAATTGGCGCTTTAATTTCTGAGTGTAAGATCGATGTTTTAGTGTTTTTCTGGGATCCACTCAACGCGGTACCGCATGATCCAGATGTAAAAGCACTTCTGCGAATTGCCAGTGTCTGGAATATTCCAATGGCTCTCAATCGTGCCACAGCCGATTTCATCTTTTCATCCGCATTGGTAGCACAGAGTACCGATATCGAAATCCCTGACTATCAGTCCTATATTGATGCCAGAAAAATACTATAA